Within Chelatococcus sp. HY11, the genomic segment TGACCTCGATCCCGGCGAGCTCACCCATCGGCTGGGCGCGGAACCGACTAGCAGCGCCCGAAAGGGTGGTCGCGTCTCGCGACCGAACGGGACGGTCGTAGTCGCCCCTCGCGGATGGTGGCATTTCAAGGTCGAGCGCCGTCGTCCCGGTGGCCTCGATGGCCAGATTGCCGAGATCCTGGAACGCCTAACGGATGAGCTATCGGTATGGCAGGACCTCGCGGCCAGGTTCAGAGCCGAGATTTTCTGCGGGCTGTTCCTGCACGAAGGGAACGAAGGCTTGGCGCTCACGCCGGCAACGATGCTGGCGCTCGGGATGCGCGGCCTTCAGCTGGAGATGGACATATATGGCCCCCAGGATGGCGAGCACTGACAAACAAGATCGAGTTGAACGGGTAGCGCTATCGGAGTTGGAAATACCGAGACGTATCGTATGACGCCGTCGTAGGCGTGGCACTGTGGTTTCATTCGGGCCCCAATGATCCTTCTGGCAAGCTCACCACCTGACCAGAGCCGGTCCGCGCGCGCAGCGCGACCC encodes:
- a CDS encoding DUF4279 domain-containing protein; translation: MAELSETAACLRFIGDDLDPGELTHRLGAEPTSSARKGGRVSRPNGTVVVAPRGWWHFKVERRRPGGLDGQIAEILERLTDELSVWQDLAARFRAEIFCGLFLHEGNEGLALTPATMLALGMRGLQLEMDIYGPQDGEH